From the Excalfactoria chinensis isolate bCotChi1 chromosome 1, bCotChi1.hap2, whole genome shotgun sequence genome, one window contains:
- the KCNE3 gene encoding potassium voltage-gated channel subfamily E member 3 isoform X1, with translation MEEDNRTEPWHRSLQAMLDALNQTLHGAILRPSTPHNTSTRAGRDDNAYLYILFVMTLFAATVGSLILGYTRSRKVDKRSDPYHVYIKNRVSMI, from the coding sequence ATGGAGGAGGACAACAGGACGGAGCCGTGGCACCGCAGCCTTCAAGCCATGCTGGATGCCTTGAACCAAACCCTACACGGGGCCATCCTTCGCCCCAGCACCCCACACAACACCAGCACCCGCGCCGGCCGGGATGACAACGCCTACCTGTACATCCTCTTCGTCATGACACTCTTTGCTGCCACTGTGGGCAGCCTCATCCTGGGCTACACCCGATCCCGAAAGGTGGACAAGCGCAGCGATCCGTACCACGTCTACATCAAGAACAGGGTCTCCATGATCTGA
- the KCNE3 gene encoding potassium voltage-gated channel subfamily E member 3 isoform X2 produces the protein MLQSQLNPAAVKAARAPGHTVHGADAATPHRLGEEMEEDNRTEPWHRSLQAMLDALNQTLHGAILRPSTPHNTSTRAGRDDNAYLYILFVMTLFAATVGSLILGYTRSRKVDKRSDPYHVYIKNRVSMI, from the exons ATGCTCCAGTCCCAGCTCAACCCAGCGGCCGTGAAGGCAGCGAGGGCACCCG GGCACACCGTCCATGGGGCTGATGCTGCCACCCCACACAGGCTTGGTGAGGAGATGGAGGAGGACAACAGGACGGAGCCGTGGCACCGCAGCCTTCAAGCCATGCTGGATGCCTTGAACCAAACCCTACACGGGGCCATCCTTCGCCCCAGCACCCCACACAACACCAGCACCCGCGCCGGCCGGGATGACAACGCCTACCTGTACATCCTCTTCGTCATGACACTCTTTGCTGCCACTGTGGGCAGCCTCATCCTGGGCTACACCCGATCCCGAAAGGTGGACAAGCGCAGCGATCCGTACCACGTCTACATCAAGAACAGGGTCTCCATGATCTGA
- the LIPT2 gene encoding octanoyl-[acyl-carrier-protein]:protein N-octanoyltransferase LIPT2, mitochondrial — protein sequence MPVPAVRAVSLGLRPYEEALRVQQRCVAAAKAARGPSPRPPSECVVLSEPERPVYAWGLRGAPTEREAERLRAAGAGLAAVRRGGSVTFHGPGQLLAFPVLDLKARGMPLRGYVERLQDVAVRLCKRVGAMSAAGRPPPYTGVWVGDGKVCAVGVHCGNHITSHGLALNCCTDLSWFEHIVPCGLEGTTATSLSRELGRHVTVEDILEPFLESFQEVFDCTVVFSEEPRD from the exons CGGGTTCAGCAGCGCTGCGTGGCGGCTGCGAAAGCGGCTCGGGGTCCTTCTCCTCGTCCACCATCCGAATGCGTGGTGCTGAGCGAACCCGAACGGCCCGTCTACGCTTGGGGGCTGCGAGGAGCCCCGACTGAACGGGAGGCGGAGAGGCTGCGGGCGGCGGGTGCGGGGTTGGCTGCGGTACGGAGGGGAGGCAGCGTGACGTTCCACGGGCCAGGGCAGCTGTTGGCCTTCCCCGTGTTGGACCTGAAAGCGAGGGGAATGCCGCTGCGGGGATACGTGGAGCGGCTGCAGGACGTGGCGGTGCGGCTGTGCAAGAGGGTCGGGGCGATGAGCGCCGCCGGGCGACCACCGCCATACACCGGAGTGTGGGTGGGGGACGGCAAAGTGTGCGCCGTCG GGGTGCACTGTGGGAACCACATCACCTCCCACGGGCTGGCACTGAACTGCTGCACTGACCTCTCCTGGTTCGAGCACATCGTGCCCTGTGGGCTGGAGGGGACGACGGCCACTTCACTGAGCCGCGAATTGGGTCGCCATGTCACCGTCGAGGATATCCTTGAGCCTTTCCTTGAGTCCTTCCAGGAGGTCTTTGACTGCACTGTGGTGTTTTCCGAGGAGCCCAGGGACTGA